In the Vibrio gigantis genome, one interval contains:
- a CDS encoding YtfJ family protein, whose amino-acid sequence MKNKTLLALLAAASPLFANAHNLSVGSTLPAVDVSNYGEIVLNDGNTGYQAWATSNLLGKVRVVQAIAGRSSSKELNAPLMAAITASKFSEDSYQTTTIINQDDAIWGTGSFVKSSAESSKEEFPWSSMVLDEDGAVASSWALKEESSAIIVQDKQGKILFVKEGALNESEVTQVIELIKASL is encoded by the coding sequence ATGAAAAACAAAACTCTACTGGCTTTATTAGCCGCAGCCTCTCCACTCTTCGCCAATGCTCATAACTTATCTGTAGGTTCAACTCTTCCTGCCGTTGATGTTAGCAACTATGGTGAAATCGTTCTAAACGACGGTAATACCGGATACCAAGCTTGGGCAACCAGCAATCTCCTAGGTAAAGTTCGCGTCGTTCAAGCTATCGCAGGCCGCAGCAGCTCTAAAGAGCTAAACGCGCCACTGATGGCAGCAATTACAGCATCGAAATTTTCAGAAGACAGCTACCAAACCACGACCATCATCAACCAAGATGATGCGATTTGGGGCACAGGCTCTTTTGTTAAATCGTCAGCAGAAAGCAGCAAAGAAGAATTTCCATGGTCTTCTATGGTCCTAGATGAAGATGGTGCGGTTGCGTCATCATGGGCCCTGAAAGAAGAAAGCTCAGCGATTATCGTTCAAGACAAGCAAGGTAAAATCTTGTTTGTTAAAGAAGGTGCATTAAACGAGTCAGAAGTCACTCAAGTCATTGAGTTGATTAAAGCCAGCCTTTAA
- the msrA gene encoding peptide-methionine (S)-S-oxide reductase MsrA codes for MLNKQQLVSAATALPGNTAPIQITERHYVNQTDLLAAPVGSQQEVLLGMGCFWGAERLFWQLDGVVSTSVGYAGGYTVNPTYEQVCTGQTGHTEVVRVIFDSEQTSLAQILETFWERHDPTQGMRQGNDLGTQYRSALYTFSEEQQAVAEQSRQNYQRAITASLGNEITTEVLPAGKYFFAETYHQQYLAKNPNGYCGLGGTGVCFPPQ; via the coding sequence ATGCTAAACAAACAACAACTGGTTTCCGCAGCCACCGCATTGCCGGGAAATACTGCTCCAATTCAAATCACTGAGCGTCATTACGTGAATCAAACCGACTTGCTAGCTGCCCCTGTGGGCTCCCAACAAGAAGTGTTGTTAGGCATGGGATGTTTCTGGGGAGCTGAACGTCTGTTTTGGCAATTAGACGGTGTGGTTTCTACATCAGTGGGCTACGCTGGCGGTTACACAGTGAATCCAACCTATGAACAAGTGTGTACCGGACAAACTGGCCATACAGAAGTCGTTCGTGTCATTTTTGATAGTGAGCAAACCTCTTTAGCACAAATACTTGAGACCTTCTGGGAGCGCCATGACCCGACTCAGGGCATGCGCCAAGGTAATGATTTAGGCACACAATATCGCTCTGCTCTCTATACCTTCAGTGAAGAACAGCAGGCCGTTGCTGAACAATCTCGACAAAATTACCAAAGAGCGATTACTGCCTCTTTAGGCAATGAGATTACGACAGAAGTTCTACCTGCTGGGAAATATTTTTTCGCGGAAACCTATCACCAACAGTACTTAGCTAAGAACCCTAATGGGTACTGCGGCTTGGGCGGAACAGGTGTGTGTTTCCCCCCGCAATAA
- a CDS encoding DUF1107 family protein produces MLRKFSTYRPHQVARFVKVLFKGQFAIEGVGEFRFDQGKVLLPEVSDKQKLTIFKEVNGTIAALPV; encoded by the coding sequence ATGTTAAGAAAATTTTCTACTTACCGCCCACATCAGGTGGCGCGTTTCGTTAAAGTCCTATTCAAAGGCCAGTTTGCTATTGAGGGTGTTGGAGAGTTTCGCTTCGACCAAGGCAAAGTACTGCTTCCTGAAGTTTCAGATAAACAAAAACTCACCATTTTCAAAGAAGTGAACGGTACAATTGCAGCGCTTCCGGTGTAA
- the zrgA gene encoding zinc uptake protein ZrgA yields the protein MKPTILAVVIGMTVSTNVLANEEFRSHEAHVHGKVEVNIAQDGQELLVEVTAPGADVVGFEHAPETAEQKKVFEQAIAQLNKPDELFSFNNANCTLKFKSVSNTLEDDHDEHEGHNHAEHDHHDHEGHDHAEHDHDDHKGHDHAEHDHDGHKGHDHAEHDHDDHKDHDHAEHDHDDHDHEGHDHSGGGHGEFTVEYRYQCSDVAELDTVSTQWFSKFSNTEKMTVNLLTDTAQVQEVLNAERISFRF from the coding sequence ATGAAACCTACTATTTTAGCCGTTGTTATCGGCATGACTGTCTCAACGAATGTTCTAGCTAACGAAGAATTCCGCTCTCACGAAGCACACGTGCACGGTAAAGTTGAAGTGAACATCGCTCAAGATGGACAAGAGCTGCTTGTTGAAGTAACTGCGCCTGGTGCCGATGTGGTTGGCTTTGAGCATGCTCCAGAAACTGCCGAGCAAAAGAAAGTATTTGAACAAGCTATCGCGCAGCTGAACAAGCCAGACGAGCTATTTAGCTTTAACAACGCGAACTGTACGCTGAAATTTAAATCAGTGTCGAACACGTTAGAAGACGATCATGATGAGCATGAAGGCCATAACCACGCTGAACACGATCATCATGACCACGAAGGCCACGACCACGCTGAACACGATCATGACGACCATAAAGGCCATGACCATGCAGAACATGATCATGACGGCCACAAAGGCCATGACCATGCAGAACATGATCATGACGATCATAAAGACCATGACCACGCTGAACATGATCATGACGACCACGATCATGAAGGTCATGACCACTCTGGAGGTGGCCACGGTGAGTTCACTGTTGAGTACCGCTACCAATGTTCAGATGTAGCTGAGCTAGACACAGTTAGCACTCAGTGGTTCTCGAAGTTCAGCAACACTGAAAAAATGACGGTGAACCTACTAACAGATACCGCTCAAGTACAAGAAGTACTTAATGCAGAGCGTATTAGTTTTCGATTCTAA
- the tamB gene encoding autotransporter assembly complex protein TamB has protein sequence MIKVMGKCIKWTSISLTSILLLLITLLGFVLFTNPGLNTVLWGAEKALPQLKVESTKGALFPSFTLNNVQFKDDSLHIDTKVEKLVLAINPRCLLDPKLCVDRIAIQGLDFTFTELPPTSTEETEPTPPLKSVKTPLPITINRIALSDIKLNILGNEIEWSLFSTALSMQGEKLTVSPTLFNDLKVKLAEPTEEPKPEAVEPEPAVKTAIELPEVWIPLQVVLERFDLNRFTLEQETPIVVNHLGLEARAGKNTVDVSTLELDMPQASANLSTKVELKDGYPLELSLDAKVKETDLAGQKLSLKAQGSVAKLQLDSQFSDLIEAKLSGELQPLEPTLPFDLLLEDGQAQWPLTGKSDYQAEIERFKADGSLDGFNVQLKGEADGKEIPALAIDLQGNGTTEQIELEQLKLNTLGGELNGTVKANWAKLVNWQADVSLKDIQPGLQWPEAEGNISGSLVTSGELTEAGGWAIELPKLDIEGILRDYPLDIEGQLSASDRSASGEPKLKTSGLSLAHGVNSIKALGELDKQWNMGVEIDFPELVKSVPDLQGQVIGNIQLSGPTQEPKVDLTLNVNKVDWNNEATLESLSLNGSVVPLPLPEAQADLVLKAKNLSYQEQNVESIDLTVNGGEKKHTVTLDVISDIVSTSLAISGELIQKPSIIWDGSLDRVKITTQQGPWVLDQPVSIKADVDKQFADVQAHCWKQSGSSVCLDEDIRAGKSGEAKIAINQFDFDQIKAFVPKETELKGLVNVKAHAKWSEQGQPEVTVSLDMPKGQVVQQVGEPIILGWESVALNAQLKDNQLNADFKLDVSDNGDLSGTVSLPDILAEDKIVDAAIQLTTFHLDFLQPILGEYSLLKADLESDLKVKGFLMHPQVFGQFSVDGIQVKGDVTPVDIKDGRIDLDFDGYSAKLDANVETPDGHLDIEGSGDWQDLQAWHSNVRVFADELMVDIPPMVKVKVVPDMTIDTTPELAKITGDIALPWGRIVVEDLPPSAVGVSSDQVILNKDLEPENEDAIPFNVMTNINISIGDDFKLSAFGLEGDLVGKLNVAQKDQGPFITGEVNIVDGTYQSFGQDLLIEEGKILMNGPPDQPYVAINAIRNPDNTQDDVTAGIRVTGPATEPTIEIYSDPAMPQANALSYILRGQDIDGESSGSMTTTLIGLSLAKSGKVVGEIGEAFGVQDLQLDTAGSGDDSQVTVSGYILPGLQVKYGVGIFNSLGEFTVRYRLMQDLYVEAVSGLDSAVDLLYQFEFE, from the coding sequence ATGATCAAAGTGATGGGTAAGTGCATAAAATGGACGTCGATTTCATTGACGTCCATTTTGCTGTTGTTAATAACCCTGTTAGGTTTTGTATTGTTCACCAACCCAGGGTTGAACACCGTGCTGTGGGGAGCGGAAAAAGCACTGCCACAACTTAAAGTGGAAAGTACTAAAGGTGCTCTTTTCCCAAGTTTTACGCTTAATAATGTTCAATTTAAGGATGATAGCCTCCATATCGATACCAAGGTGGAAAAGCTGGTATTGGCTATTAATCCTCGTTGTTTGCTCGATCCTAAGCTGTGTGTTGATCGCATTGCAATTCAAGGGCTAGATTTTACTTTTACGGAGCTTCCTCCTACCTCTACAGAAGAGACTGAGCCAACGCCACCTCTTAAGTCGGTAAAAACGCCACTCCCAATCACCATCAATCGCATCGCTTTATCAGATATTAAGTTGAACATCTTGGGTAATGAGATTGAATGGAGTTTGTTCTCTACGGCTTTGAGTATGCAGGGCGAAAAGCTGACAGTATCGCCAACCTTGTTCAATGATCTAAAAGTTAAACTTGCTGAACCAACTGAAGAGCCAAAACCAGAAGCCGTTGAGCCTGAACCTGCCGTTAAAACCGCGATAGAGCTGCCTGAGGTTTGGATTCCATTACAGGTTGTACTAGAACGCTTTGATCTCAATCGTTTCACCTTAGAGCAAGAGACGCCAATCGTTGTTAATCACCTTGGGCTTGAAGCGAGAGCTGGAAAAAACACTGTTGATGTATCCACTCTTGAACTCGACATGCCACAGGCGAGCGCGAACCTTTCTACTAAGGTAGAGCTGAAAGATGGCTACCCATTAGAGCTTTCATTGGACGCTAAGGTGAAGGAAACCGACCTTGCTGGACAGAAGTTATCACTAAAAGCACAAGGCAGTGTGGCTAAGCTACAGCTCGACTCGCAGTTTTCTGACTTGATAGAAGCCAAGCTCTCTGGAGAACTGCAACCTTTAGAGCCGACGTTGCCATTTGACTTACTGCTAGAAGATGGGCAAGCGCAATGGCCTCTAACTGGTAAAAGCGATTACCAAGCCGAAATTGAACGCTTTAAAGCCGACGGTTCATTAGATGGCTTTAATGTTCAGCTTAAAGGAGAGGCGGACGGTAAGGAAATTCCTGCCCTAGCCATCGACTTACAGGGTAACGGTACCACTGAACAAATAGAGCTTGAGCAACTGAAATTGAACACCTTGGGCGGTGAGCTCAATGGTACGGTAAAAGCTAATTGGGCGAAGCTTGTTAATTGGCAAGCAGATGTATCCCTAAAAGATATTCAACCTGGACTACAGTGGCCTGAAGCGGAAGGTAACATCAGCGGTAGCTTAGTAACCTCGGGTGAATTGACGGAGGCTGGTGGCTGGGCGATTGAGCTACCTAAGCTTGATATCGAGGGGATCTTACGTGATTACCCATTGGATATTGAAGGCCAGTTGTCGGCGTCCGATCGAAGCGCAAGTGGTGAGCCTAAGCTGAAAACCAGTGGCTTGAGCTTGGCTCACGGTGTGAACTCGATTAAGGCTTTGGGTGAGCTTGATAAGCAATGGAACATGGGTGTTGAGATCGACTTCCCTGAGCTTGTGAAAAGTGTTCCAGACTTGCAAGGACAAGTGATTGGTAACATCCAACTTAGTGGCCCAACTCAAGAGCCCAAGGTCGACCTAACGCTGAATGTTAATAAGGTAGATTGGAATAACGAAGCAACACTAGAATCCTTATCTCTTAACGGCTCTGTGGTTCCATTGCCATTACCTGAAGCGCAAGCCGACCTTGTGTTAAAAGCCAAGAACTTGAGCTATCAAGAACAAAACGTAGAAAGTATCGACTTGACGGTAAATGGCGGTGAGAAAAAGCATACTGTGACGTTAGATGTCATATCCGACATTGTATCGACCAGTTTGGCAATCTCTGGTGAGTTGATTCAAAAGCCTTCTATTATTTGGGATGGCTCGTTAGACCGAGTCAAAATTACGACTCAACAAGGCCCTTGGGTGCTTGATCAACCTGTCTCTATTAAGGCTGATGTCGACAAGCAGTTTGCTGATGTCCAAGCGCACTGTTGGAAACAATCGGGTTCGAGTGTGTGTTTGGACGAAGACATCCGTGCGGGAAAATCGGGTGAGGCCAAGATTGCAATTAATCAGTTCGACTTCGATCAGATTAAAGCCTTTGTGCCTAAAGAGACTGAACTAAAAGGCTTAGTGAATGTTAAAGCTCACGCAAAGTGGTCGGAACAAGGTCAGCCAGAAGTCACAGTAAGCCTTGATATGCCGAAAGGTCAGGTTGTTCAACAAGTTGGTGAGCCAATCATACTGGGTTGGGAAAGCGTTGCATTGAATGCTCAGTTGAAAGACAACCAACTGAACGCCGATTTTAAACTGGATGTGTCTGATAATGGTGACTTGTCTGGCACAGTGTCGCTGCCTGATATTCTTGCCGAAGACAAAATAGTCGATGCTGCAATTCAACTGACCACGTTCCACCTCGATTTCTTGCAACCGATCCTAGGTGAGTACAGTCTATTGAAAGCCGACCTTGAGAGTGATTTAAAAGTTAAGGGCTTTTTAATGCACCCTCAAGTCTTCGGCCAATTCTCTGTTGATGGTATTCAAGTCAAAGGCGATGTTACGCCTGTGGATATTAAAGATGGTCGTATTGACCTCGATTTTGACGGCTATAGCGCGAAGTTAGATGCCAATGTTGAAACACCGGATGGTCACCTTGATATCGAGGGCTCCGGGGACTGGCAGGATCTTCAAGCATGGCACTCTAATGTCAGAGTATTTGCCGATGAATTGATGGTTGATATCCCACCTATGGTCAAGGTTAAGGTTGTTCCTGACATGACCATTGATACCACGCCAGAGCTTGCGAAAATCACCGGTGACATAGCATTACCTTGGGGACGAATTGTTGTCGAAGACTTGCCGCCGTCAGCGGTTGGTGTTTCTTCTGATCAAGTTATCTTGAATAAAGATCTAGAGCCAGAAAACGAGGATGCGATCCCATTCAATGTGATGACTAACATTAACATCTCCATTGGGGATGACTTTAAGCTGTCTGCGTTCGGTCTTGAGGGGGATTTAGTCGGTAAGCTCAACGTGGCTCAAAAAGACCAAGGTCCATTTATTACCGGTGAAGTGAATATCGTCGATGGTACTTACCAATCATTCGGGCAAGACCTCTTGATCGAAGAGGGTAAGATTTTAATGAATGGACCACCGGATCAGCCATACGTAGCCATCAATGCGATACGTAACCCAGACAATACTCAAGATGATGTGACTGCAGGTATTCGAGTGACAGGCCCAGCGACAGAACCGACGATCGAGATTTATTCTGACCCTGCGATGCCACAAGCGAATGCGCTGTCTTATATTTTGCGTGGTCAAGATATTGATGGTGAGTCGAGTGGTTCGATGACAACCACCTTAATTGGTTTGAGTTTGGCGAAGAGTGGTAAGGTTGTTGGCGAAATTGGTGAAGCATTTGGTGTACAGGACTTGCAACTGGATACCGCAGGATCTGGCGATGACTCTCAAGTAACGGTAAGTGGTTATATCCTTCCAGGATTACAGGTGAAGTATGGTGTGGGTATCTTCAACTCGCTTGGTGAGTTCACAGTTCGTTATCGATTGATGCAGGACCTTTACGTCGAAGCCGTGTCTGGTTTAGACAGTGCCGTAGATCTTCTCTATCAATTTGAGTTTGAGTAA
- a CDS encoding ABC transporter ATP-binding protein produces MSFDSSSLVVKLENISFRWKPELPPTLEIPSLHIQAQEHLFIKGPSGCGKSTLLGLLTGINQAEQGEVSILGQDLTQLTPRQRDTFRADHIGYIFQQFNLLPYLSVIDNVTLPCQFSKTRKQQVTDSKNSLQETAQELLLRLKLPQALMDKPVTELSIGQQQRVAAARALMGQPKIIIADEPTSALDHDNREAFIELLLEQANQAGSTLIFVSHDPTLEKLFTRTIDLKTVNQAKVVV; encoded by the coding sequence ATGTCTTTTGACAGTTCATCACTTGTGGTCAAACTCGAAAATATCAGCTTTCGTTGGAAACCAGAATTACCCCCAACTCTAGAGATCCCTTCTCTGCATATCCAAGCCCAAGAGCACCTTTTCATCAAGGGGCCTAGTGGTTGCGGAAAATCAACATTGTTAGGGCTGCTGACCGGTATCAACCAAGCAGAGCAAGGCGAAGTCTCTATTCTAGGTCAAGATTTGACTCAGCTAACACCTCGCCAAAGAGACACGTTCAGAGCCGATCATATTGGTTATATTTTCCAACAATTTAACCTTCTTCCTTATTTATCAGTGATCGATAACGTCACGCTTCCTTGCCAATTTTCAAAAACACGTAAGCAGCAAGTCACTGATAGTAAAAACAGTTTGCAAGAAACAGCCCAAGAACTACTGCTCCGATTAAAGCTACCCCAAGCTTTAATGGATAAGCCAGTTACTGAACTCAGTATTGGCCAGCAACAGCGTGTTGCCGCAGCCCGTGCTCTAATGGGGCAACCTAAAATCATCATTGCAGATGAACCTACCTCAGCACTCGATCATGACAATCGAGAAGCTTTTATCGAGCTATTACTAGAACAAGCCAATCAAGCAGGCTCGACTCTGATATTTGTCAGTCATGATCCAACATTAGAAAAACTGTTCACTCGAACCATAGATCTAAAAACCGTTAACCAAGCTAAGGTTGTCGTATGA
- the tamA gene encoding autotransporter assembly complex protein TamA, translating into MIRKTLPVLIGTLLSSTLAFADVSLEVKGLDGALEDNVDAYLSAIPEEEYAVSLRFQSRLESMIKEALNALGYYQPRITFSHSEDDTELTVTVEPGEPVVIYASDIVLTGEAEDDPDFLALIAKSNLSKGSVLNHGNYDSLKSSIRNLGLAKGYFDGSYEVSKLEVAPELNRAYVRLHYNSGIRYHFGTTAVTGSQIEDDKVQSLKPFEDGEPYSITKVGEYNQNLSNTDWFSSVFVEPDLSQLGEGREIPMKVNLAPQARNQIETGIGVSTDLGVKGTLKWKKPWVNELGHSFNSSLSISKPEQTITATYKIPLDDVLNDYYQVKYGMKNLDNRDTKSLESNLALERYWRLDNGWQRTVFIRYLVENYEQGLQDDLAQFVLPGISFSRTRTRGGAMPMWGDKQTIMVEAADDTLLSETKVVRFQGQTAWIRSIGNNHRGLTRLQFGGNFADEFEKLSPSLRFFAGGDNSIRGYGYESISPRDESGALTGAKFIATSSFEYQYRLVGNWWGAAFYDIGDAFNDTPEWKRGTGVGVRWASPVGPVSLDFAWGLDAKKGDEFQLHFSLGPEL; encoded by the coding sequence ATGATAAGAAAAACTTTACCAGTTCTGATTGGCACTCTACTGTCATCGACGCTCGCTTTCGCTGACGTTTCCCTTGAGGTTAAAGGGCTAGATGGAGCGCTTGAAGACAACGTTGATGCTTATCTGAGTGCTATTCCTGAAGAAGAGTATGCGGTTTCGCTGCGGTTCCAGTCTCGCTTGGAATCTATGATCAAAGAAGCGCTCAATGCGTTAGGTTACTACCAACCTCGCATTACATTTTCTCACTCTGAAGACGACACTGAACTCACCGTTACGGTTGAGCCGGGAGAGCCTGTTGTCATTTATGCGTCAGATATCGTACTGACTGGTGAAGCCGAAGATGATCCAGACTTTCTGGCATTGATTGCTAAGAGTAACCTGTCTAAAGGCTCAGTCCTGAATCATGGTAATTATGACTCTTTGAAGTCATCGATCCGCAACCTTGGATTAGCGAAAGGCTATTTTGATGGTTCGTATGAGGTCAGCAAACTCGAAGTTGCCCCCGAATTAAACCGCGCTTATGTCCGACTTCATTATAACAGTGGTATCCGTTATCACTTTGGTACAACCGCAGTGACGGGCAGTCAAATTGAAGATGACAAAGTTCAATCTCTCAAGCCATTTGAAGATGGCGAACCTTACTCAATTACCAAAGTCGGAGAGTACAACCAAAACTTGTCTAATACAGATTGGTTTTCCTCGGTATTTGTTGAGCCTGATTTAAGCCAGTTGGGTGAAGGTCGAGAAATCCCGATGAAGGTCAACCTTGCTCCGCAAGCGCGTAACCAAATCGAAACGGGTATCGGTGTATCAACAGACCTTGGTGTGAAAGGCACGCTCAAATGGAAGAAACCTTGGGTTAACGAACTTGGTCATAGTTTTAATAGTAGTTTGTCGATATCCAAACCTGAACAGACGATTACCGCGACTTATAAAATTCCATTAGATGATGTGCTTAATGATTATTACCAAGTTAAGTACGGGATGAAGAACCTAGATAATCGTGATACCAAGAGTTTGGAGTCAAACTTAGCGTTAGAGAGATATTGGCGTCTTGACAACGGCTGGCAACGTACTGTCTTCATTCGATACTTGGTTGAAAACTATGAGCAAGGTTTGCAGGATGATTTAGCGCAATTCGTGTTGCCGGGTATCTCGTTCTCACGAACTCGAACGCGTGGTGGTGCGATGCCTATGTGGGGTGATAAACAAACCATCATGGTTGAGGCGGCTGATGATACCTTACTCTCTGAAACCAAAGTAGTACGCTTCCAAGGACAAACCGCTTGGATTAGAAGTATCGGTAACAACCACCGTGGTCTAACTCGACTTCAATTTGGTGGAAACTTTGCCGATGAGTTTGAGAAACTGTCTCCCTCCCTAAGGTTCTTCGCCGGTGGTGACAACAGCATTCGAGGCTATGGCTATGAATCGATCTCTCCGCGCGATGAAAGTGGCGCACTAACCGGTGCCAAATTCATCGCAACCAGCTCGTTTGAATATCAATACCGCTTAGTTGGGAATTGGTGGGGGGCAGCCTTTTACGATATTGGTGATGCATTTAATGATACCCCCGAATGGAAACGTGGTACTGGTGTCGGGGTTCGTTGGGCGTCGCCTGTCGGTCCTGTGAGTTTAGATTTTGCTTGGGGTCTAGATGCGAAGAAAGGTGATGAGTTCCAATTGCACTTTAGTTTAGGACCAGAGTTATGA
- a CDS encoding IS3 family transposase (programmed frameshift) — protein MKTTSRRTQRDYSLAFKLAVVSQVEKGEMTYKQAQERYGIQGRSTVLVWLRKHGQLDWSKGIEQSRALGATMSNSSSTQTPEQRIKELEQQLEETQLKAEFFEAVVKVMDRDFGVRISKKRKAELLRKKPVRKLTVTKACHFIGITRQAFYKRCVAEIHQTKKDESVLGFVKEQRMMHPRIGTRKIKYLLAQNDIEIGRDRLFSLLRMNRLLVQNRRAYHRTTNSNHRFYCHPNRIKEGLIPEGPEQLWVADITYLATRRGSTYLSLVTDAYSRKIVGYHISDDMKARTVKQAFLNALKERKNTGELVHHSDRGVQYCSVEYQELHRQYGVSCSMTDGYDCYQNALAERINGILKMEYLLNKPNDLDEAKKMVAESVKIYNEYRPHTALKYKTPDEIHRAF, from the exons ATGAAAACAACAAGTAGACGTACTCAACGAGATTATTCTCTTGCCTTTAAATTGGCAGTCGTAAGCCAAGTTGAAAAAGGCGAAATGACTTATAAGCAAGCTCAAGAACGTTATGGGATCCAAGGTCGCTCTACCGTTTTAGTTTGGCTTCGCAAACATGGTCAACTAGATTGGTCTAAAGGAATAGAACAATCGAGAGCGTTAGGAGCGACTATGTCAAACTCTTCCTCAACTCAAACCCCAGAGCAACGAATCAAAGAACTCGAGCAGCAATTAGAAGAAACTCAGCTCAAAGCTGAGTTCTTTGAAGCGGTTGTAAAAGTCATGGATCGAGATTTCGGAGTCCGAATCTCAAAGAAGCGCAAGGCCGAGTTATTAAGGAAAAAAC CGGTCAGAAAGTTGACCGTTACTAAAGCTTGTCACTTCATAGGTATTACAAGACAAGCTTTCTACAAACGCTGTGTTGCCGAAATTCATCAGACAAAGAAAGATGAATCTGTACTCGGTTTTGTGAAGGAGCAAAGGATGATGCACCCTCGTATAGGGACTCGTAAGATCAAGTATTTACTTGCTCAGAACGATATTGAAATCGGGCGAGACCGCTTATTCTCTCTGCTGAGAATGAATCGATTATTAGTACAGAATCGAAGGGCTTACCATCGAACCACAAACAGTAATCATCGCTTTTACTGCCATCCAAATCGAATCAAAGAAGGCTTAATACCGGAAGGACCAGAGCAATTATGGGTTGCCGATATTACTTATCTAGCAACGCGGCGTGGTAGTACGTATCTCAGTTTAGTGACGGACGCTTACTCAAGAAAAATCGTGGGCTATCACATAAGTGATGATATGAAAGCTCGCACGGTCAAGCAGGCCTTTTTAAACGCGTTGAAAGAGCGGAAGAATACAGGTGAGCTTGTCCATCACTCAGATCGAGGTGTTCAGTACTGCTCTGTTGAATACCAAGAGTTGCATCGACAGTATGGTGTATCTTGCTCAATGACTGATGGCTATGACTGTTATCAGAATGCGTTGGCAGAGAGGATCAACGGAATACTGAAGATGGAGTATCTGTTGAATAAACCTAATGATTTAGATGAAGCAAAGAAAATGGTCGCTGAATCAGTAAAAATCTATAATGAATATAGGCCTCACACGGCTCTAAAATACAAAACGCCCGATGAAATACATCGAGCGTTTTAG
- a CDS encoding DUF2799 domain-containing protein, whose amino-acid sequence MKYLLLVLSVMLFGCAQTPPPTSMNTTDWQSFGEEMALKGKTKQTEASLAEAASSPSIDADLYAAYDQGYEVGKTQYCSQNPRALGRRGETYLGICDDVDKWFRFNYERGAESKFDIR is encoded by the coding sequence ATGAAATATCTATTATTGGTGCTATCAGTAATGTTATTTGGTTGTGCGCAAACTCCGCCACCAACATCTATGAACACAACCGATTGGCAGAGTTTTGGTGAAGAAATGGCACTGAAAGGGAAAACAAAGCAGACGGAAGCAAGTCTTGCTGAAGCCGCCTCGTCACCGTCGATTGATGCCGATTTGTATGCCGCTTATGACCAAGGCTATGAAGTGGGTAAAACTCAGTATTGCTCCCAAAATCCAAGAGCATTAGGGCGTCGCGGTGAGACCTATCTGGGCATTTGCGATGATGTCGATAAATGGTTCCGCTTCAATTATGAAAGAGGCGCAGAATCGAAATTTGATATTCGATAA
- a CDS encoding gamma-glutamylcyclotransferase family protein, translated as MPHLVFVYGTLRKGQSNHHYLKGCDFVGRFDTPKDYTLFDLGTYPAMIFGKKSVVGEVYIINDEVLESLDRLEDVPVEYRREQIETIFGLAWVYLYQLDLTANKEILSGDWCKRNTPL; from the coding sequence ATGCCACATCTTGTTTTTGTCTATGGAACCTTGAGGAAAGGCCAGTCCAACCACCATTATTTAAAGGGCTGCGATTTTGTTGGGCGGTTTGATACACCTAAGGATTACACTCTTTTTGACTTAGGTACCTATCCGGCGATGATTTTTGGAAAGAAAAGTGTCGTTGGCGAGGTCTATATCATTAACGACGAAGTTTTGGAGTCACTCGATCGGCTAGAAGATGTGCCTGTCGAGTATCGTCGCGAGCAAATAGAGACTATATTTGGATTAGCATGGGTATATTTGTATCAGCTTGATCTAACAGCTAATAAAGAAATACTTTCGGGTGACTGGTGTAAGCGGAACACCCCGCTATAG
- a CDS encoding DUF2607 family protein, which yields MWQNTPNNVKCKSGFLLGLMLMLSVLAATHMVDIAPDHHTSHHCELFSINQFITAHSLPQVPEFHSEFTVTITESVISLQRLYFAYLARSPPVNIA from the coding sequence ATGTGGCAAAACACACCTAACAATGTGAAATGCAAATCAGGCTTCTTGCTGGGGCTGATGCTCATGTTAAGCGTATTAGCTGCAACACATATGGTGGATATTGCCCCCGATCACCACACTTCGCATCATTGTGAGCTGTTTTCGATAAATCAGTTCATTACTGCGCACTCACTGCCACAAGTTCCAGAGTTCCATTCAGAATTTACTGTCACGATTACAGAGTCTGTAATTTCGTTACAGCGCCTGTATTTCGCTTATTTAGCCCGTTCACCTCCTGTCAATATCGCTTAA